The Gossypium hirsutum isolate 1008001.06 chromosome A13, Gossypium_hirsutum_v2.1, whole genome shotgun sequence nucleotide sequence GCATTATTCTAAATAGCGCTGTATGTTAGGTAGGACACTTTAATGCTTGAAAGTATTTAACaacatattattattaacatttaGATCTTTGAAAGTAACCGACAAAGCTTAAGATGTATATTCTCCTGTCTGGTTCATGATTGTTTGGTTGTGGCCTGTGTGTTTTTTCTCTTGCGCATTCTTGAAGGCCTCCGCCATCTTCTGGAATTGTTGATGTGGGGGATGAACACTCCAGTACCACTTCTATTGCTATTATCATTTCTCCATAGATTTGAAAGCCAAGTTGGAGCTGAGTTCGTTTTCTCGCCGGCACACCAACTGAAATAACTTGCATGTCTTAAGCGACATAGATTTGCAGCCCCCCTGGTTGGTGGGGAGTTGTTAGTTTCAGTTTGTTGATAATCGTCGTCGTCTTCAGCTGTTAAAAGTAGAATCTGTCTTCTAATTTCAGCATAGAAGCCATCGTCTTCATAGTCCATGTCCATGTCCATGGGAAAAAGAGAAGTTGGGAGTAAGGTGGAAATTAAGGCTTGAAGAGCAAGTGGCGTGGTTGGACAATTTATAGGAGAATCTGGAGAAGAAGTAACATTGTTTAGGGTCAATGTTTCAGGTCCAAAGAAACCTTGATGACTTTAAGTGTCTCCAAATGGATCTTTGAATGTCCCACTTTTTGTATGTTAGTTCATGTTTGTCTCTTAATTGCATTTATTTAATACAAACCCCTTCGAGAACTGGTTTGTGAAGCCAAGTGGATTAGAAAGAATGATTCAGACCTTGTATTTACACTCCACTTTCAAAACCATTGAATCATGACTAAGAAAATGATTTGAGTTCATGGAATCTGATCAAggaattttccaaaaaaattaaataaatttaaaattttacctaaataacGAAAACTTTATGATTCAAAATGGGTCCCCAATACAAAATTTTTCACCTTTAATCTCAAAACTTGATAATTTCATCATCCGAAACAGCTGATAAGGCCATGTTTTCTCTCCTCTTGCCATGCCATGATTGATaacattctttttttcttttatgataatttaatttattatactaaataattttaattaaatgaatttatatttttaaaaagaaaaccgTCTGAATTAAGAGGAAAACAATAATTAAGGGTATCAAATAACAACTTCTTGACTTGACTGCTATGACGGATACCGTATCAGTCGAGTggttaaaccataaaaatatgaatatttgccTATTTGGTACGTAAAGTTGATCAACCAACCCCcctttgaaatattttttgggaTTCTCTGGTTTCTTCATTTCCCATGACCATGGGCTAGTAGCCATTTTTTCAGCCCAATCCCTTTTACAACAATAGGATTGCTTGTTtatgaacaaaaataaataaataaaaacgccTCCAATAAAGTGGTCTGGCCTAGCTTGACATGGTGACCTGATCGATTGACTGAAGTCCTTGGACTGCAAAATAACGGACATCAACATCTGGGTCCTCACTCAGCTCTACCAAGCATGGACGTATCGTCTTCTCCACCACCTATTGCAACAATTCATTACAAAATTATCAAGAAGGCAGAGCCAAAAGCAATCGAAATAAAAAATTGGAATACTTACAGACTGATCAACTACTGAAATCAGAGACTGCAAAACCTTCGCAACATTAAACTTAATATTGGGAACCCTGCAGAGAGCAAACAGTTAAAGACATCACTAATTGGGGAATACTATATACATAATACAccttcattatcaactttttgcTAACCAACCTGTCTTTTGATGCATTGACAACAACTGGCAACAGTTTAGAACATGTTATTTCTGAGCCCATAACAGGACCAAGGAGAGAAATGGCACGAAGAAGGGTCATCCGATGAAGATAGTGTGAATCATTAGCTATCTCTAGTACCTGATCAGATAACACCCCCAACTTTCACATTAAACAAAACTGTCAAACCCAATGAGAAAAGGTGCAGATTAGCAGGGCAGCTTTCATGAAACCATTctgcataaaattttattttttggccATAAGGATGCTAATAAAACAGAGCACAGACTGAAGGACTAGGACAGACATCAGTTTAAATTTCAGATTACACTTCTTATTTGCTTTCAGTAGTAAAAGTAAACATGACTTTTTTGCTTTTACTTCTTGctttttgggtgaagaagatcAATTGTCAATATTATTGGACAGACCTGTGGAATAATATGCTGCATCGCCCAATCTGGGCCGAATTCTTCAGCAAGACGCTTTAAATTTTTAGCAGCTGCATCTCGAATAGAGTAAACCTGTAATAATTACAATGCACAATAGTGCTTAAGATAGAAATCATACCATTGTTTGGAATCAGGGTATAATAATTAACAACCCAATGAGAAAAGCATTCACATATTAAATAGAGTTCTCAGTTTGTATGTTACTCCCTCCTAGCTGCCCTTAAATATGTTCCTCTTCCAATTTACCACAAGACTTGAAATGCTGGTTATATAACCATTTTCTTGGAAATTGTGCTTTTTCAAACTAAACAAAACTTGGAAAGGAAAGAATATTTCATGAGAAAGTCAACaatatattcaattatttgaaattttccttTCCTGTCTTAAAGCCATCAAAAGTAATATAACTAGAGAATCTCGTCCTGGATCTTTATTCAATGCATAGTTCCCCAAAACTATAAGTCTACTCATGAAAGAAATATTAGATATACAGAAAGGTTTTAAGGAAATAACTAGAAAATGTGAAAAACTATAAGAGAAAGATAAAGAGTACAGAAATATGGCAACATGCAAAGAAAACATTTTTGGGCAATGACTAATAACATGCGTTCCATGCAAGATAGGAGAAAGACACAAACCTTATCCTGCAACCATTGCATGCAAAGGCCACCAAGTTTATCATCAAAAAACCCAACCCCTAACTGATTTGCCAATAATGGTATATACTCAATTATTGCAAGTCGAACCCTCCAATGCCTATCCTCAGCGAGCTCAACAATGGCTGGTAGTAAGGATTGGGACAATAGATCAATCCCAATAACCTGCCAGTAAGAGTTAATTTAGAAAACCTGAAAGCTGCTTGAGAGAATGCAGTTACTTTCAATCATAAAGGTTACACCTAGGATGCACTAAAAGCATGTACACTAGTAAATAGAGAGTTGTATTAAAACTTGAATCTATTCATTATTAGTAACCACTCCTGAGAACCTCCTGCCATTCAGCTTCAACTGGTTTATATggttaataaaaattgaaatttcaagCAAAAGCAAAGCAATTGAGGTAGCAAAAGATAAGCAGATCAGCACAGACAGAAAACAGCACTGAAGCTTTAAGTTGCAGCTAACCTGATTCACTTGATCAAGTTTGCTGATTACGTTGAGCCGCACATCAGGGAATTCATCCTTCAAAAGGGAGAGAAATATTGGAAGAAGCTGCTCGATTGTTGCATCCTGCAAGGACCATGAAATGGAGTTCAATAAACCCATAAAAGCAATTTAATCCAGAATCTTGATGCATCCAGCACAACATTGAGAAATCTATTTAAGACAACCACAAGTAAAGAATACAAATAAAAAGACATTATATCCAAACTCAATTGCTAGGAGAAATTTACATTGGTAAAATCAATCATTTCTAGCTTGTATTTACTAGTCATAAATTaccagccaaaaaaaaaaaaaacttactttcTATGATACTTCCTTATCGAGGAATTACTCTATAATACATTATCAGCGTTAAAAAACCTTAATTTCTACGATCTTCCTTATTGAGGAATTACTCTATAATACATTACCAGCATAAAAAACCCTTACGGTCTATGATACTTCCTCATCAAGGAATTACTCTATGCTCTTACCTTCCCAAGGACAGGAGCCATTCCCATCACAACTGAAGCCAAAGCAGCGCGGACATGCTGGGAGGAATCCAATGACAGTTCCTGTAAAAGGTATTTGTAAATTGCAATGCATTGAAATGAGAAGATGGCCAATGTATTTAACATAACATGAAACACAGAGCACTTATTCTCCAATAAGATATTTCCATAGAGGATCGGAAGCTTCTTATTATAACTGTATGTACCTTAACACATGGAAGAATGTGTTGGATTGCAAGTTCTGGACTCAAAATTTGACAAAATTTAGTTACTTTTCCTGCAGCTGCAATGCGAACTTCAGCCTCATTATCACGAAGTAACCGCACATATGCAGGAAGCAAATCAGTCCTGAAAACACAATCGACATGTATAAGAAGTCACCAAAAAAACTCCACCTTAGGTTAGCAGGACTGATAATGGTACAGGGGCAAAATTCCATCTATATCACATAGTATATTTTATTAGCAGCTCTGCAATAAATAAATACCTAATAGGCTCTGGTCCCAGAGCTTCACAAAGTTCGTATAATTGATTTGCAACCATATAACGCACACGCCAAGATTTATCCTGTTAGTTACAAGAAATAGAGCAAATATAAGAGCACGTAGAATCCACAAAACTGTTTTGACGATAAAGTTTCCTAAAATCATCACAGAATCTTTTATATGCAAAAGAAAACTCAGGAAACTCAATAGCATTTGCACCCCCATACCCTTCTGGTTGCTTAAAAGAGTTTATTAGATCATGAAAATAGATCAAAACAGCAGTATAACTACACTATAAATATTGCCATGCAACAGAATAAAGTCTTCTGGTCACTTCCTGAGGACTGACTTCCAAAAGTCAACCTCCATATCATCTAACCACAGCTTCATGCACTTTTAATATGATACCCAATAGATCATACAGcattaaaagaattattaaattattagtagaAGAAATACAAATAACCTGCTACAAAAGCATGTGGCAACAGTAAACATAAGGTTATCAACAGTTTTAACTTTTCCATAAGACATGGCACACAAgattatataaaaagaaaaggacaataaaatttgtaaaactcacacaaaattaaatttaaatgagaCAAATAGTGAAATTCACATTAAGTGTCTACACATATACCTGGGAGAAATTAACAATTACAGGGAGAATGCGTGCAGCACAATCCTGGGGCTCTAACAACTTTCCAAGAGCAGCACATCCCTCAACAGCCAATAATCGAACTGTATCTTGATCTGATACACAAATTTATAGAAGTTTCTTGTGTGAACTCATGAAAAATAAATGTAAGATACATAAAaactaaatgaataaatatacaagtTCAGCTACTAATGCTTTTACTATAACCattaaaaaacactaataatATCAGTTTTATCAGGAATCTATCATTGCAACACTCCAGCATGATAAATCTATGATTCTGAGGCTAGACCCTGCCTGCAAAGCTATCAGGTTTCCTCCCCTATGTCCATATCCCACAAATCGCTTGCAGGTTGAAGCAGTCTTGGGAGgatgattaaccttttatttgTTGCTAAGTTTACATCCATCAATATTCTACATGGCACACTTATTATAATTTgatgcaaagaaaaaaaagaaagcccTGCATCAACATTTGATAACAAGTCAAGCAAGACTGCTAGCCTATTACCAAGTAATTAACAAACTAGTCAAGTACATTCAATATGgaaaacaaaaatcaattttGTTTTTGAGCAAGATGGCCTAAAGAATACTTGACAAAACCCCAGTAAGGAAACGAAGTCAATCACCAAAAATCAGGCGGCAGTAGAGGAAGCACAGAACCAGCATCCACGTGTGGAAAGATAAATAATGTAAGCTAAAAACTACAGAGATTTTCCTCAACCAAGCATGTCTAAACCATTCAAATTACCATCTTGCGTAAGATCCTCAAACATTTGCATGATGTCAGCCTTCAAGTGAGCAGATTCAACTGTTCCAGCAAATTTCCACAGATTTGACGCAGCAGACCTTCTTACCATGGGCATGTCATCTTGACATAGTTGACCGTATATAGACCGTAATTCTGTTTTCAACGTCTCAGGGGCACTTGGATAAGCAATGTGAAACAGCCCACAGGCTGAAACTCGAGCTGTAAACCATTCTCCAGCAGCCAGCctctgaaaatttaaaaattggaacCATAAAGGATGGCAGCCAAGAGTAGTTTGCATAAAAAATAGAATGGTGCCAAACTAGAATGGCTCAAAGAAATACACATAATCCATGTAGGATTTGATTACAGGTAATGTCTAAGTGGGAGTAACTCCAGTCCATCAAATGAGTctgttttcttattttctttttcactattATCCACTATGGCCATATTAGCTGCAGATGGGCCTCCGGTGATATTGTTAAGTGTTAAATATTACGTATTAACAGTtaagtgattttatgttttaagcATGTTTGGTTATGTAAGT carries:
- the LOC107932396 gene encoding serine/threonine-protein phosphatase 2A 65 kDa regulatory subunit A beta isoform, giving the protein MSTVEAPLYPIAVLIDELKNDDIQLRLNSIRRLSTIARALGEDRTRLELIPFLSENNDDDDEVLLAMAEELGVFVPYVGGVEHAHVLLTPLETLCTVEETCVRVKAVESLCKIGSQMRENDLIERFTPLVKRLAAGEWFTARVSACGLFHIAYPSAPETLKTELRSIYGQLCQDDMPMVRRSAASNLWKFAGTVESAHLKADIMQMFEDLTQDDQDTVRLLAVEGCAALGKLLEPQDCAARILPVIVNFSQDKSWRVRYMVANQLYELCEALGPEPIRTDLLPAYVRLLRDNEAEVRIAAAGKVTKFCQILSPELAIQHILPCVKELSLDSSQHVRAALASVVMGMAPVLGKDATIEQLLPIFLSLLKDEFPDVRLNVISKLDQVNQVIGIDLLSQSLLPAIVELAEDRHWRVRLAIIEYIPLLANQLGVGFFDDKLGGLCMQWLQDKVYSIRDAAAKNLKRLAEEFGPDWAMQHIIPQVLEIANDSHYLHRMTLLRAISLLGPVMGSEITCSKLLPVVVNASKDRVPNIKFNVAKVLQSLISVVDQSVVEKTIRPCLVELSEDPDVDVRYFAVQGLQSIDQVTMSS